The Miscanthus floridulus cultivar M001 chromosome 17, ASM1932011v1, whole genome shotgun sequence genome has a window encoding:
- the LOC136517217 gene encoding chitinase 2-like gives MSTSGDAPSLATTAAAVLCVLAAALALASGQQCGSQAGGATCLNCLCCSRFGFCGDTSEYCGAGCQSQCTGCGPRPGPGPAGPGVASVVPRDLFDRMLLHRNDAACPARGFYTYDAFLAAAAAFPALGTTGGDEQRKREVAAFLGQTSHETTGGWPTAADGPFAWGYCFKQERSPPSDYCEPRPEWPCAPGKKYFGRGPIQISFNYNYGPAGRAIGVDLLNNPDLVATDPVVSFKTALWFWMTARDNKPSCHAVITGQWTPTAADRAAGRGAPGYGVVTNIINGGIECGHGADPRVTDRIGFYKRYCDVFRIGYGSNLDCDGQRPFNSGVAVELEAQ, from the exons ATGTCGACATCAGGAGACGCCCCGAGCCTGGCGACGACAGCGGCGGCAGTCCTGTGCGTCCTGGCCGCGGCGCTCGCGCTCGCGAGCGGCCAGCAGTGCGGGTCGCAGGCCGGCGGCGCGACGTGCCTTAACTGCCTCTGCTGCAGCCGCTTCGGCTTCTGCGGCGACACCTCCGAGTACTGCGGCGCCGGGTGCCAGAGCCAGTGCACCGGCTGCGGCCCGCGCCCGGGCCCGGGCCCCGCGGGCCCCGGCGTGGCGTCCGTGGTGCCGAGGGACCTCTTCGATCGGATGCTCCTCCACCGCAACGACGCGGCGTGCCCCGCGCGTGGGTTCTACACCTACGACGCGTtcctcgccgccgcggccgcgttcCCGGCCTTGGGCACGACGGGCGGCGACGAGCAGCGGAAGCGGGAGGTCGCGGCGTTCCTGGGTCAGACCTCCCACGAGACCACGGGCGGGTGGCCGACCGCGGCGGACGGGCCCTTCGCCTGGGGCTACTGCTTCAAGCAGGAGCGTAGCCCGCCGTCCGACTACTGCGAGCCGCGGCCGGAGTGGCCGTGCGCGCCCGGCAAGAAGTACTTCGGCCGCGGCCCCATCCAGATCTCCTT CAACTACAACTACGGCCCGGCGGGGAGAGCCATCGGCGTGGACCTCCTCAACAACCCGGACCTCGTCGCGACCGACCCCGTGGTATCCTTCAAGACGGCGCTGTGGTTCTGGATGACCGCGCGGGACAACAAGCCGTCGTGCCACGCCGTGATCACGGGGCAGTGGACGCCCACGGCCGCGGACAGGGCGGCCGGCCGGGGCGCGCCCGGGTACGGCGTGGTCACCAACATCATCAACGGTGGGATCGAGTGCGGGCACGGGGCCGACCCCCGGGTGACCGACCGGATTGGCTTCTACAAGCGCTACTGCGATGTCTTCCGCATCGGCTACGGGAGCAACCTCGACTGCGACGGCCAGAGGCCGTTCAACAGCGGGGTGGCGGTTGAGCTGGAGGCGCAGTGA